AGGAACAGGTAGAGGGCCTGGCCATGGCCTAACTACAGAGATGGATGTGGAAAGCCTGACTTAGGTAGCTAGCACAGTGCCTCATTCACAGTGGACTTTCTATAAGTATtgattgatgaatgaatgaatgtcagcCAGAATCAGTGGGAAGGAAGTGAAGGAGATGATTTCAGGAACATGAGGTGTGTGCGAACCTGGGATAAGCTTTTGGTTACTCTTGCTTGCAGTGAGCTCTGTGAACATCTGCCTGGCCCCCACACCAGCCTGCTACTGGGCGATGCTTTAATGAGCATTCTGGAGGTAAGTGAGAGGCCTCACAGCCTTGCCAAGTGGCCTCCCAGTCTCCCTTCTCCagtgggagagaagaggaagaccCAAAGACACTTTCCCCACCAGCCCGAGAAGGCCCTGGAGGTCTATGATGAGGCCTATAGACAGAACCCACATGAcgcctccctggccagcagaatTGGGCAAGCTTATGTGAAGGCCCACCAGTATACTGAGGTCAGGCTGGGCTAGGGTGTGAAGGGGCAGGGAGGGCCAGCCcagcagggaaggaggaggacGGTACCTGACTAGGGAGCTCTGGGTGGGAGGAGAGTAGCTGACTTTTCACTCAGCTCCTTGCTGAATGGGGTGCCAAGGGGAGAACTCAGCAACTCTCTGCCGCTGACCACACCTGCTTAAGCTGAGGGTTACACCCTGTGCCAGCTGGGAGGAGTGCCTTTTCACTTTAGGCTATGTTCTGGAGGGGCACACTGGTGTGATGGCTGCTGAGGGGAACATGGTGTCGGGCACTGAAGGGCAGAACCAGGCCAGAGGCTAATATTTACTGTTTGCACTAAGGCAATTGAGTATTATGAGGCTGCCCAGAAGATTAATGGACAGGACTTTCTGTGCTGCGATCTGGGCAAACTGCTCCTGAAGTTAAAGAAGgtcaataaagcagaaaaagtttTGAAGCAGGCACTGGAACATGACATTGGTGAGGCAGCATTGTAACCCATTTCTAGCATTTGGAGCAGACATACTCCTCCCCCATTCCCCATTAGCTGAAGTCCTGATCCCAGCGCTCCCCACCAACACAGCTTCCCAGGAGCCAGTGAACTAACACTAATTTGAGTTTCCATTTAACAGTCCAAGACATCCCATCCATGATGAATGATGTTAAGTGCCTGCTTTTGCTGGCAAAGGTTTACaagagccataaaaaagaagctGTGATAGAAACTTTGAACAAGGTAATTGACAGGTGGACTCAAGCTCTTTATCTGCCATCAGCTGATGGgggctgaaggaggaggaaggagagagctcCAGGTCTGGAAAGCCCCAGACCTCTTCCTTAAAAAAGGACCTAGGTTACACCTCTGACATCCACCTTCACTTATTTTCCCGTCCTGGTTCATTCAGTGATGGTACACTAATGTGctctgagctgtggtgggctgggaaaggcaggaagTAAGAGAGTGCCTTTGTCCTCAAGGGTGATAGTAGAGATAATAAGGATGGTAATGACAATAGCTCCCATGCATTGAAAGCTCTGTGCTAGGTTCTGTAGggtttttgctttcttattgaATGATCACAGTAGCCCTTTGTAATAAGCATTGTGACATTCCCATGTAACAGATAAGTCTCTAGGAGGTTGAGAAATGTGCCCAAAGTTGGGTTCAGTTGTGTTAGTCTGTATTCTGTTGGTGTATACCAGAatacttgaaactgggtaattcataCATTTtctacagttctagaggctgagaagtccaaggtggaGGAGCCACATCTGGTGAGATCCTTCCTGCTCAGGGGAAGGGGAACTCTCTAAAGAGTGCAGTGCAGGGCACCACATGGTGGGCGGGGGGCGCCGAGCATGCTAACATGCTTGCTCCAGTCTCTCATCCTCTTCTAATGAAGCCACCAgttccactcccatgataacccattaatccattcatccatgtgtagtttaatccatttatgagggcagatccctcatgatccaatcacctctcaaaggccctaactttcaatactgccacattggggattaagtttccaggAAAGCTCATGACATTTGGGGGGCatgttcaaaccatagcaacgTCATATGTTGCTTATCAGCAGGGATATGgttttgttgtgtgaacatcatagaatgtacttcCACATACCCAGATGGTATAGCTGACTTCACACCTAGGCTATCTAGTGTAGCCTATTGCTCTGAGTCTataaacctgcacagcatgttactctactgaatactgtaagcagTTGTAGCAtcatggtaagtatttgtgtatttatacacagctaaacatagaaaatgtacagtaaaaatacagtattataatcttaaggGACCAGCATcgtatatgtggtctgtcattgactgaaatgttatgcAGCACGTGACTGTACCAGCAAGTGGTGGAGCTGAGATCTGAGCCAGGTCTGGCCTTTCCCAACCCATGCTCTTTGCACACTGGGCTGCCCCTGATCCGAGAGCCCCCGGCTATTCCTGTCATATCTTCCTCACTTTTTTCCCCCAGGGGTGTGGCCTCAAACTTGTTCCTGGAGTATGCTCTGTGCTTCTAGAGGGAGGGCCCACTCTCTGACTGTTTGAGATGATTTATCCCCTTGTTTACCACTGGATTCCCATTCCTCTTTTTGGCCCTCGGGGAGCCAAGTGCTGATTCCTACCCACGTCCTACAGCTTAACCCTGGCATCATCATTTCCTCTTGCCCTGATGTTCTCTGCTTACTCACCTGATCATTTGTGTGGTGAATATTTGTGGGTGCTTCCTCAAATTCCCAGCAGGGAGGCATACAGAACAGAACAGTCTACTGTGTGCCTtggacacctactgtgtgctagttCTAGCCTGTAGTGCAGTGAAGCAAATTAGACACAGAACCTCAAGGTGTGATGGAAGCAGGTAAACAGGCTAAGTACAAAAGCGTGTTTTGTTTGAGTCCTTTGCTTCTGCTCCTGCCCCCAGAGGCAGTGCCAGCTTGCCTCATGTGTACTCAGCCAGTGGCTTTGCCTATTCAGAGTGACCCAAATTTGCCCAAGGGCACTTAAGATGTCATTTTTCATACTTCTGGCTCTGAATTAAGAACTTAGGACTTTCTGTGAACTGGTATATCAGGCTCTGAGTTTCTGATCCTGGCTTGATTGGTTTCTCAAGGCCTTGGACCTCCAGTCTCGGATACTGAAGCGAGTTCCACTGGAGCAACCAGAAATGATTCCCTCCCAGAAGCAACTGGCAGCCTCTATCTGCATCCAATTTGCAGAGCACTACCTGGCAGAGAAAGAGTATGACAAGGCGGTACAGTCTTATAAGGATGTCTTCTCCTACTTGCCAACTGACAATAAGGTGAGTGGCCCTCAAAGCAAGAGGCTGCTTTCTCCCTCAGGGCACAATGACTTGCTGAGCTCACTGACCAGGTACAGGGGCCAGTTCCTTCTCCATTCTTCCCTGAGGAGTCACAGATATGATGGGCATGGGAGGCCAGCTAGCAGTGGCCTCTGGGGTAAGGTGCCTGCTCCTGCTGACCTGGGGCCTCACCTGCTGCAGCCCTTGGAGCAAGGCTCACCATGGATAGCCAAATGTGAAGGGTGTAGTGGGGAAGACATTGCTGAAAATCACGTTAGTCTGACATTTTCAAGTCCCCCTTGGAGGTGGGGAGATGACGAGGGTTGCAGCTGTCAGGGCACTTTGGGCATGAAGTGCAGGCTGAGCTTCCAAGAGGGCCTAGAGTTGTGAGGGAGGTGTGGCTCCAGATAAGGGAACCATAGTTGGAGTTCACGCTAACACAGTAGATGAAGAGCTTAGTGACcgatacattcattcatttaatactcAACTCATTTAACAGATACCTCATCTaatatgtgccaagtactgtgcCCGGCTCTGGAGACATAGTGGGGCAAAGCTTGGTCACTGCCCACAGATTACCCTTGGGCAAGGGCATGTAGACGAGAGCACAGGCAGCGCTAATGCCATGCAATACATGCCTGCATGGGGATACAGGGCACCACTTGGAAGAATGGTACCTGCCCCAGAGTCTGGGGCACAGAGGGCTCTCAGAGCAGTGAGGCCAGAGGTGAAGCTGAAGGATGAAAATGTGTTAGCTTGGCCCAACTTTCAGAGGTTAGTAAGACACAGGGTATGACTGGAGAACTGCATGGGAGAAGGGGAAGGCCAGGACGTTCACTTGGGGAATTCGAGACATATTTTGAAGGCAGAGCTGATAGAAGTGGGGTGTGAGGGAAAGAGCTGTCAAGGATAACCCCAGGGGTTTCCCATGGTGTTTACTAGTTAGTTTATTATATCCGGCCTTGTCCCAGGTGATGCTGGAGCTGGCGCAGCTCTACCTGCTCCAGGGGCACCTGGACCTGTGTGAGCAGCACTGTGCCATCCTCTTGCAGACTGAGCAGAACCATGAGACCGCTTCTGTGGTAGGAAGCCCCCagcaccctctccctcccctcccttcctcccttcccaggGTCCCTGTGACCAGATGCAGGCTACTTCCTAGCCCCGTAACCTCAGATGCCTCACTGACACACCTCTGAGGAGCTGTCGGGCAGAGAGGACTCAGTGCTGCACCTACTCTGCCCTTTAGCCGGAAGCGGTAGGCTGGCTGGCAGTGGGCAGCATCAATCTCCTGGGCCAGTCTAAGGTGGGGTGAGGTTGATTCACCCCAGGGGAAAGCACATTCACTGTAGGTGAAGGCAAGGGTGGGACAGGTTCCTGGGGCTTCAGGAAAAGCCCTCCTCGGTCCTGCCTCTCTCTTCCCTATCATCCAGACCTCCTCTAGGGCTGGCCCAGGAGCAGAAGCTGAGCCCTTGCAGAGTAAGGAGGGGTCCTCATCCCTACCTCTATTGCCTGGCAGTTCTCAGAATGGGTGGAGAGGCTTCCCCTGTAGGCTGTCAAAAAGCCCCACTGGTCTCTACCACTAGTCTTACCTTCCCATGTACATCCTCAACCCAACTCTTCTTGCCCCTCACCTTGGGAAGTCCTCACCTTCTGGGTGGGGGCCTGAGAAACCCTCAGGCTTCTCCTGTGGCAGCTTCTCACAAGGCCTAGGGAGGCTGCCTTGCAAGTCCTTTTCTACCTTCCCTTCTTACCACCATCACCCCCATACCCCCCGCCTCCCCCTACACCCATACAAGCTGCCACTGTTGGGAAATCTGGAGCTTTGTGTGTTTTCTGGTAGTTGATGGCTGACCTGATgtttagaaaacagaaacatgAAGCGGCCATCAATCTTTACCACCAAGTCTTGGAGAAAGCGCCAGGTAATTCTGCCCATGGAGACTGCCTGTACCAGTTCCCACTGAGCAAGGGCTGCTCTCCCAGAGAAGGGTGggacctctccctccttcctgacTGGGCAGAGGAAGCCCCTTCCTCCCTGATTGTTCCAGAGAAGCAGGAAACTGATAAAGACCCAGTGGAACGTGCCGGCCCTTCCCGAGTCCAAGGGGCCAGTTCCTGGTCTCAAGGACTTGGCACTGGACCCAGGACAGCATGTCTGTCCCCAAATCACAGCCAATGGGGCTTGACACAGTCCCCTTTTGAGGTCACAGCCACTTGGAGGGACTAGAAATTCTCCCCCGTTGTATAGCTTCATTCCCATTCACTGCAGCGTAAAACCACCCCTTATTGCTGGGGAAAGGGGCCAGACCTGAGGCTCAGGTTGGAGCCCTGGCAGGCCCATGGCAGTGTGCCCATAGGCCCAGGAGGTCACCACGGTTAGGAGTATGGGTGCTggggccaggctgcctgggtctgAGTCCTGGTCTACCACTTACTGGTTGTGCAACTTTCAGCAAATTATTTCTCCAtgtctcagtgtcctcatctgtaaaacagacacAATAAGAGTACCtacctaggctgggcatggtggctcacacctgtaatcctagcactttgggaacccgaggcgggcagatcacaaggtcaggggatcgagaccatcctggctacacggtgaaaccctgtctctactaaaaatacaaaaaaattagccaggcgtggtggcgggtgcctgtagtcccagctactcgggggtgggctgaggcaggaaaatggcatgaacccaggaggcagagcttgcagtgagccgagatcacgccactgcactccagcctgggtgacagggtgagactccatctcaaaaaaaaaaaaaaaagattaggtaCCTACCTAATCTTGCAGTTAATATATAGGTAAAGCACTTAATACCAGGTACAATATAAGTGCTATATAAGTGTTAGCTGCTATTCTTTACTATTTTTAAGCATTAGTATTATTCTTTACTCAACCCTGGAGACCAGTGGAGACTCTGGAGCTGTTGGAATGTCCCTGCTCAGCCCAGATGGGCAGTATCTCTTGGCTTCTCCTAGGGCCCCAGCACCCTCATCTGATAACAGCTACTGGGCATTTCAGCCTGGAGATTTCTGTCTCTTATTTTAGACAATTTTTTGCTATTGAATAAATTAATCGATCTGCTAAGAAGAAGTGGTAAACTTAaagacattcctgccttctttgaATTGGCCAAGAAGGTGTCTAGCCGGGTGCCTTTGGAACCAGGGTTCAATTACTGCAGAGGTATCTACTGCTGGTGAGTTGGGTGTGGTGTGTTGAGGGGCAGCTGTGTGCAGGAAGCCCTACTGGCAGATAGGCTAGGCCCTTGCTCTGCACAAAAGGAGCAGAAATTCTGCCTCCAGGACACCCGGACCCAGCAAGTGAGGGCCCATGGGGGCAGGGGTGGAACCCTGTGGAAGTCAGGGAGAGCCTGCAGCCTCTGGATGGAGGCCAGGTGAGGGCCACTTGGGCAGGCCACCAGCCTGCATCCAACACCCAGGTCCGACGCCTGCATCTCCTCCAGGGGAGCTGGGAAACCAGAGATCCAGCCTCTGCTTTGTGCAGACTCACAAAGTGGTCCTTGTATATCCCTGCcctgtctgggcctcagtttccctcactGATTCTTGGTGTTTTCTCCACCACAGGCACATAGGGCAGCCCAACGAAGCCTTAAAGTTCCTGAACAAGGCACGCAAGGACGGCACTTGGGGCCAGAGCGCCATCTACCACATGGTGCAGATCTGTCTGAATCCAGACAACGAGGTTGTGGGCGGAGAGGCTTTTGAGAACCAGGGGGCTGAGAGCAAGTAAGGGCCCATGGAGGCAGGGGCGGAACCCTGGGGAAGTTACAGAAAGCCTGCAACCTCTGGGTTGAAGCCAGGTGAGGGCCACACGGGCAGGCCACCGGCCTGTGTCTGATACCCAGGTCTACCACCTGCAGCTACATGGAGAAGAAGGAGTTGGAGCAGCAGGGTGTGAGCACCGCCGAGAAACTGCTGCGTGAGTTTTACCCACATTCAGACTCCAGCCAGACCCAGCTGCGGCTGCTGCAGGGCCTCTGCCGGCTGGCCACCAGAGAAAAGGCTAACATGGAGGCTGCGCTGGGCAGCTTCATCCAGATAGCGCAGGCTGAGGTGTGGCTGGTGGGGACTGGCGGGCATGGGCAGGTGGCAGGGCCGAGAAGACCAGGCGGCCAACACGTGCTGACGTCCACTTCCTACCTGGTGTGCAGAAGGACAGCATCCCTGCCCTGTTGGCCTTGGCACAAGCCTACGTGTTCCTGAAGCAGATCCCCAAGGCGCGTATGCAGTTGAAGCGCCTGGCCAAGACCCCCTGGGTGCTGAGTGAGGCTGAGGACCTGGAGAAGAGCTGGCTCCTGCTGGCCGACATTTACTGCCAGGGCAGCAAGTTCGACCTCGCCTTAGAACTGCTGCGGCGCTGTGTGCAATACAACAAGGCAAGGAGCCACACACACACTAGGGCTGCGGGATGGCAGAAAGGGTTCTAGGCATTCCAGGAAGGTGAAGCAGGCTTTGCAGGTAGAGGCCATATGGAATAAGAACTAGTCGGGAAGAGGCAGGCTGAGAGGGGCACATGGGCGACAGACCAGGATAGGAATGAGGATCAAGGGCGATGGACCAGGTGAGAGGAGGTGCACAGGGGTCGTGTTATGTCCAGAGGAGGGAACACTAAAGGACAGAAAGAGATGGGAAAGCTTCATGGGTTCCAAGCTGGAGGGACTTTTGCAGGTCAGAGCAGGCCAGGAATGGGAGTGGCGGAACAGGAGGGCTGCAGGGAAAGGGGTTACGCCAGTGTCTGGGGTAGCTGAGAGGAGGGCACACAGTTGGCTTCTTGCAAAGGTTGGGGTACCCCTGGGGTCCCTTGGCAGTTTGGTTTATGGCAGCTCACTTCTGTCCCTTGCCTGCTTCTGGTTCTGGTCCCAGTCCCACCCTGGCCCAGGGAACCAGTTGGGGCTTCCGCTCTGCAGAGGCTCTAACTGGCTTTCCCTGCAGTCCTGCTACAAGGCCTATGAGTACATGGGCTTCATCATGGAGAAGGAGCAGTCCTACAAGGATGCAGTCACCAACTACAAACTGGCCTGGAAGTACAGTCATCATGCCAACCCTGCCATTGGTAAGGCAACCCGCCAGGGTGCACGTGAATGGAcgtgggagggaggtgggcaggAGGGCCCCCACCATGACCCCAGAACTCAAGGCCTGTACCCTGGCTGTTATGAGAACCAGAGGGGTTCTCAGGTCACCAGGGTGCCACCATCTATGCTCTCCATGTCCCCGGTAGGCTTCAAACTTGCTTTCAACTACCTGAAGGACAAGAAATTTGTGGAGGCCATCGAAATCTGCAATGATGTAAGCCAGCAGCCTTGGTGGGGAGGGCCTGGTGTAGTGGTGGGGAACGCTGCATGATACTGCACACCCATTCTCTCTCTGTTCCAGGTCCTCAGGGAGCACCCCGACTACCCCAAGATCAGGGAGGAAATTTTGGAAAAGGCCCGAAGGTCCCTGAGGCCCTAGCTGGGGTCAAGGGGCCTGGACCAGTAGAAGCCATCAACCTACTGAAGTTGTGTGGAGGGATAGAAAGTGGGTCAGTGGAGAAGGGATTCAGAAAATGACACATTCTTCCCCATTTCTATAGTGTATGTGGTTTATTTTGAGTCATGTCTCATCTGACCTAACTTTATGTTTTTAAGGCACAAGAAATTTTGCTCTGGGAAGAAAGACATCAACTGGCTTAACTTTTGCTGGGCTCATTGGGCGCTAACAGACCTTGCTTTTATCCCACTCTTTGAGGGGGCGGAGGGGAGCAAAGAGGGGGCTCCTAGTGGAATGGTGGTTGAAAAGAATCCCCTTCAGCTGTTTTTCAATGGTTGTTGCCCCTCTCCTGTCTGGTCTCCAGGATCCTGGAGCTAAAGAAGCAGATACTTCTCCCTGCCATGCTACCCTCTGAGTCTGCCTGGCGGTGGGCCCAGGATGCTGTGGGCAGTGGGCCCAGACAGGAGGATTAACTGCAGAAGGCCCCCACAGCTAAGGCCCTGTGTGAGAGGGCCTGCAGGGTGCAAGAGCCATTGTCCCACCCTGTCCATGCATTGTTTCCCTTTCCCCTGCCCCCCGCACCCCCACTCCCCGCCAAGTCCAGCTGGCTTCTTCTGGTCCTTACCAGTTTGGGACAAACCTGACTACCCTCGCCTGGCACAAGGAAATACATTCCAAGAAAAAATAGTTCCCACTTCAGCTTTTACAAAATACATTGCCTATCTAACATCCTACAGAAAACCTTTTAATGTCTAAGGGGGCAAATGCAGTGGTTCCTATTTAGATGAATAATGTTAACTGCAACTGGCAAGAGGGTGACAGAGGGCACCTTTGCTGTGCTCCCAATACCAGTCTTCCTTGATGTCATTAAGGATGCCAATAATGGGACAGTCTGGCCTCAGGACAATCA
This region of Gorilla gorilla gorilla isolate KB3781 chromosome 2, NHGRI_mGorGor1-v2.1_pri, whole genome shotgun sequence genomic DNA includes:
- the TTC21A gene encoding tetratricopeptide repeat protein 21A isoform X20, translated to MLKISRGFREAYVLRGWVDLTSDKPHTAKKAIEYLEQGIQDTKDVLGLMGKAMYFMMQQNYSEALEVVNQITVTSGSFLPALVLKMQLFLARQDWEQTVEMGHRILEKDESNIDACQILTVHELAREGNMTTATNHVRNLIKALETREPENPSLHLKKIIVVSRLCGSHQVILGLVCSFIERTFMATPSYVHVATELGYLFILKNHVKEALLWYSEAMKLDKDGMAGLTGIILCHILEGHLEEAEYRLEFLKEVQKSLGKSEVLIFLQALLMSKKHKGEEETTALLKEAVELHFSSMQGIPLGSEYFEKLDPYFLVCIAKEYLLFCPKQPRLPGQIVSPLLKQVAVILNPVVKAAPALIDPLYLMAQVRYYSGELENAQSILQRCLELDPASVDAHLLMCQIYLAQGNFGMCFHCLELGVSHNFQVRDHPLYHLIKARALNKAGDYPEAIKTLKMVIKLPALKKEEGRKFLRPSVQPSQRASILLELVEALRLNGELVRNAVLSSLGTGAHWRLRHEATKVMQDTINEFGGTPEENRITIANVDLVLSKGNVDVALNMLRNILPKQSCYMEAREKMANIYLQTLRDRRLYIRCYRELCEHLPGPHTSLLLGDALMSILEPEKALEVYDEAYRQNPHDASLASRIGQAYVKAHQYTEAIEYYEAAQKINGQDFLCCDLGKLLLKLKKVNKAEKVLKQALEHDIVQDIPSMMNDVKCLLLLAKVYKSHKKEAVIETLNKALDLQSRILKRVPLEQPEMIPSQKQLAASICIQFAEHYLAEKEYDKAVQSYKDVFSYLPTDNKVMLELAQLYLLQGHLDLCEQHCAILLQTEQNHETASVLMADLMFRKQKHEAAINLYHQVLEKAPAWRFLSLILDNFLLLNKLIDLLRRSGKLKDIPAFFELAKKVSSRVPLEPGFNYCRGIYCWHIGQPNEALKFLNKARKDGTWGQSAIYHMVQICLNPDNEVVGGEAFENQGAESKSTTCSYMEKKELEQQGVSTAEKLLREFYPHSDSSQTQLRLLQGLCRLATREKANMEAALGSFIQIAQAEKDSIPALLALAQAYVFLKQIPKARMQLKRLAKTPWVLSEAEDLEKSWLLLADIYCQGSKFDLALELLRRCVQYNKSCYKAYEYMGFIMEKEQSYKDAVTNYKLAWKYSHHANPAIGFKLAFNYLKDKKFVEAIEICNDVLREHPDYPKIREEILEKARRSLRP
- the TTC21A gene encoding tetratricopeptide repeat protein 21A isoform X21, yielding MESSKKSTSRMPSVTWKASGITQTCPCAPPWPSFMLTKDVKSLAMYFMMQQNYSEALEVVNQITVTSGSFLPALVLKMQLFLARQDWEQTVEMGHRILEKDESNIDACQILTVHELAREGNMTTATNHVRNLIKALETREPENPSLHLKKIIVVSRLCGSHQVILGLVCSFIERTFMATPSYVHVATELGYLFILKNHVKEALLWYSEAMKLDKDGMAGLTGIILCHILEGHLEEAEYRLEFLKEVQKSLGKSEVLIFLQALLMSKKHKGEEETTALLKEAVELHFSSMQGIPLGSEYFEKLDPYFLVCIAKEYLLFCPKQPRLPGQIVSPLLKQVAVILNPVVKAAPALIDPLYLMAQVRYYSGELENAQSILQRCLELDPASVDAHLLMCQIYLAQGNFGMCFHCLELGVSHNFQVRDHPLYHLIKARALNKAGDYPEAIKTLKMVIKLPALKKEEGRKFLRPSVQPSQRASILLELVEALRLNGELVRNAVLSSLGTGAHWRLRHEATKVMQDTINEFGGTPEENRITIANVDLVLSKGNVDVALNMLRNILPKQSCYMEAREKMANIYLQTLRDRRLYIRCYRELCEHLPGPHTSLLLGDALMSILEPEKALEVYDEAYRQNPHDASLASRIGQAYVKAHQYTEAIEYYEAAQKINGQDFLCCDLGKLLLKLKKVNKAEKVLKQALEHDIVQDIPSMMNDVKCLLLLAKVYKSHKKEAVIETLNKALDLQSRILKRVPLEQPEMIPSQKQLAASICIQFAEHYLAEKEYDKAVQSYKDVFSYLPTDNKVMLELAQLYLLQGHLDLCEQHCAILLQTEQNHETASVLMADLMFRKQKHEAAINLYHQVLEKAPAWRFLSLILDNFLLLNKLIDLLRRSGKLKDIPAFFELAKKVSSRVPLEPGFNYCRGIYCWHIGQPNEALKFLNKARKDGTWGQSAIYHMVQICLNPDNEVVGGEAFENQGAESKSTTCSYMEKKELEQQGVSTAEKLLREFYPHSDSSQTQLRLLQGLCRLATREKANMEAALGSFIQIAQAEKDSIPALLALAQAYVFLKQIPKARMQLKRLAKTPWVLSEAEDLEKSWLLLADIYCQGSKFDLALELLRRCVQYNKSCYKAYEYMGFIMEKEQSYKDAVTNYKLAWKYSHHANPAIGFKLAFNYLKDKKFVEAIEICNDVLREHPDYPKIREEILEKARRSLRP